Genomic DNA from Blastocatellia bacterium:
CGGTCAAACCCTGCAGCAGCGCGCCGCCGCCAGTCAGAATGATCCCGCTGGACAGCTCGCGCTCGAATCCGGCGCGCTTGATCTCCTCGTTGACGTAGCCGAGGATCTCTTCGGCGCGCGGTTGCAGGATCTCGCACAAGAGCTGCCGCGAGAGCGCACGCGGTGGGCGCCGACCGACGCTGGGCACTTCGATCGTCTCATCGCTCTCGGCGGCGAGCGCCGGCAGGACGCATCCGTACGTCCGCTTGATGCGCTCGGCCTCGGGAATCGGCGTGCGCAGACCGAAAGCGATGTCGTTGGTGAAATGGGATCCCCCGAAGGGGAAGATCGCCGTGTGTTGCACGGCGCCGCGTTGGTAGATGGCGAGACTCGTCGTCTCGCCCCCGATATTGATGACCGCCGATCCGTACTCGCGTTCGTCATCGGTGAGCGTGGCCTCAGCCGCTGCGACCGGCTCCAACACGATATCGGCCACCAACAGACCGGCGCGATTCACCGCGCTGATGATGTTCTGCCGCACCGTGATGGGACCGGTGATGATGTGCACAGCCACTTCTAAGCGCGTGCCCAACATATCGAGGGGATCGCTGATGCCATCCTGGCCGTCAATGATGTACTCCTGCGGTTGGACGTCGATGATCTCATGTCCGCCCGGGAGCGTGACGACGCAGGCCGTCTCGATCACGCGCTTGATGTCGGCGCGCGTGATCCGCCGATCGGCGTTCGTGATGGCGATGACCCCTCGATTGTTGAGTCCGCGCAACAGCGTTCCCGACATGCTCACATGAACCGATTCAGCGATGAGGCCGGACATGCGCTCGGCCTCCTCGACCGCGCGCCGGATCGGTTCCGCCGCTGCATCGGGATTCACGATGACGCCTTTGCGAAGCCCGCGGGACTCCGCCGTTCCGACTCCCATGATCTCCAATCGGCCATCATCGTTGACCTCGGCGATGACGGCCGTCGTCCGCGTGGTACCGATGTCGAGTCCAACGACGTGCGTCTCCTGTCTGGCCATAGGTCACCTCGCTCGTGTCGGTTGGAGTTTCGCTCGCGATGGTCGGTGAACGGGAGCAGTGGCTGCCTCGC
This window encodes:
- the ftsA gene encoding cell division protein FtsA, which encodes MARQETHVVGLDIGTTRTTAVIAEVNDDGRLEIMGVGTAESRGLRKGVIVNPDAAAEPIRRAVEEAERMSGLIAESVHVSMSGTLLRGLNNRGVIAITNADRRITRADIKRVIETACVVTLPGGHEIIDVQPQEYIIDGQDGISDPLDMLGTRLEVAVHIITGPITVRQNIISAVNRAGLLVADIVLEPVAAAEATLTDDEREYGSAVINIGGETTSLAIYQRGAVQHTAIFPFGGSHFTNDIAFGLRTPIPEAERIKRTYGCVLPALAAESDETIEVPSVGRRPPRALSRQLLCEILQPRAEEILGYVNEEIKRAGFERELSSGIILTGGGALLQGLTDLAEQIFDHPTRLGYPLGVTGLSEETNSPLYTTAIGLVMIAHRGRLGRYYRTTSASGAISRTAARVRSWLANFF